A single window of Coffea eugenioides isolate CCC68of chromosome 7, Ceug_1.0, whole genome shotgun sequence DNA harbors:
- the LOC113777204 gene encoding uncharacterized protein LOC113777204: MPLEPQGPHYYSITEPFNMDTATQGKAEAGESSASIDKNLLKQLDRFEEFIRKSQGLNKQGGLDYSELCLFPDMQLPMGFKTPKFSKYDGTGNPKTHPRMFANKLGKPINDENLPVRLFPESLEGDALDWYSNLKPEDMRTWVDLSTAFVRQYEYNCELAPMRATLEGTKRKPSEDHKTCARRWRKLAAKVEPPMTENDIVRTFIKAHDPPYFEEIFRMIGCSFAEIVNKLEEFDEFVKGGKIVNVSTLKMQLEALQGQNNSGKKSQFKGKEGETAFVGDQGPSARPRFSNRIAYSSPYPYYPNSRPIHHTQPRPNYPNVLAPPFQNPQPNVQARPRPPFNPRPIPPPSPNYYYQQTSDTQNSTPYRTFTNLGRPVDQLYEQLKAAGKIGVIPPKIYSKRFPSDYDSQAVCAYHSGAPGHSTNDCRALKHKIHDMIEFGEIVLRKKGEQGPSISTNPFLEHKDAFEASTPNEEI; this comes from the coding sequence ATGCCACTCGAACCTCAGGGACCACATTATTACTCCATCACTGAGCCATTTAACATGGATACCGCCACCCAAGGGAAAGCAGAAGCTGGGGAGTCATCCGCGTCGATAGATAAGAATTTGCTAAAGCAATTGGATCGGTTTGAGGAGTTCAtaaggaaaagccaaggtttgaacaaacaaggaggTCTGGACTACAGCGAGCTGTGCCTATTTCCGGATATGCAATTGCCCATGGGTTTCAAAACGCCCAAGTTTAGCAAGTATGACGGAACAGGCAACCCTAAGACGCATCCCCGaatgtttgccaacaagttgggcaagccaaTAAATGATGAAAACTTGCCAGTTCGGTTATTCCCCGAGAGCTTAGAAGGCGATGCACTAGACTGGTATTCCAATTTAAAGCCTGAAGATATGAGGACATGGGTGGATTTATCAACTGCATTTGTAAGACAATACGAGTACAATTGTGAGCTTGCTCCAATGAGGGCCACACTTGAGGGGACTAAAAGAAAGCCATCTGAGGATCACAAGACGTGTGCAAGGAGATGGAGAAAATTGGCAGCCAAAGTGGAGCCTCCCATGACTGAAAATGATATTGTTCGCACGTTCATCAAAGCTCATGACCCGCCCtattttgaggaaatttttcgaATGATTGGGTGTTCCTTTGCTGAAATTGTCAATAAATTGGAAGAATTTGATGAGTTTGTGAAGGGCGGAAAAATTGTTAATGTGTCAACATTGAAGATGCAACTAGAGGCTCTGCAAGGCCAAAATAACAGTGGGAAGAAATCCCAATTTAAGGGAAAAGAaggggaaactgcttttgttgGGGATCAGGGCCCCTCGGCCAGACCTAGATTTTCAAACCGCATTGCTTATTCATCACCCTATCCATACTACCCAAACTCCCGTCCTATCCACCATACTCAACCTCGACCAAATTATCCAAATGTACTCGCACCACCCTTTCAAAACCCTCAACCAAATGTCCAAGCTAGACCTCGCCCTCCTTTTAACCCAAGACCTATTCCACCCCCTAGCCCAAATTATTACTACCAACAAACCAGTGACACCCAAAATTCAACGCCATACCGAACCTTCACCAATCTAGGTCGGCCTGTTGACCAATTATATGAGCAATTGAAAGCTGCCGGAAAAATTGGTGTTATACCTCCTAAGATCTATTCTAAGCGCTTTCCCTCTGACTATGACTCTCAAGCAGTCTGCgcttatcattctggagctCCCGGGCATTCCACCAATGATTGTCGGGCATTGAAACATAAAATCCATGATATGATCGAATtcggagaaatagtgctaaggaaaaaggGTGAACAAGGACcgagcataagtacaaatccctTTCTCGAACACAAGGAcgcctttgaggcatccacccccaatgaagaaatttga